Proteins from one Ficedula albicollis isolate OC2 chromosome 3, FicAlb1.5, whole genome shotgun sequence genomic window:
- the BEND6 gene encoding BEN domain-containing protein 6, with the protein MKKFTLFDFVNDNSLQIGETSWIQDLPCDDSELERLLKPNEHVLVNWPVGERKTEKHLVKVVYMSDDPQELVEMMQKILRADEITKIQVLGKGKRKRIEMIFSESEDSDLDKEKGKMMKHIKRKKSLQASAPANILSQFERSLINKQREPYSGSNFLYSESSSDDEEPLFQLSKVELCAKIKSLKRKLTDTMRENCRLRQSLVMLQVLPQAVSHFEELVGMAEALLKGGVMSSTPSLHPHAVWKASHNPLADSYAAMHSNSSSPITLNVEDEEQQTEKQFKIEKWQIALCNKSKPQKFINDLMQALYTHEYMATHSLTGAKSSSSKDKAAKPAMNQNEVQEIIGITKQLFPNTDDALIRRMMGQKLNNCTKKPILSKDLNSGAFQKHSFCGSTAAPQGINSSAVPPCTQDQQDDDSPAANAQLQQSDSCLPPPAPAPEGQQECPKPTSSKAESQLASSSPAPSPNQRCGQDLRNSDKE; encoded by the exons ATGAAAAAATTCACGCTGTTTGATTTTGTAAATGATAATTCACTGCAAATTGGAGAGACTTCATGGATACAGGACCTTCCCTGTGATGACAGCGAACTGGAAAGACTTCTGAAACCTAATGAGCACGTACTAGTAAACTGGCCTGTgggagaaagaaagacagaaaagcacCTGGTGAAAGTTGTGTACATGAGTG ATGACCCCCAAGAGCTGGTGGAAATGATGCAAAAGATATTACGAGCAGatgaaatcacaaaaatacAAGTCCTtggaaaaggcaaaaggaagaGGATAGAAATGATATTCTCAGAAAGTGAGGATAGTGACCTGGATAAAGAAAAG GGGAAGATGATGAAacatataaaaagaaagaaatcattgCAGGCATCTGCTCCTGCCAACATCCTGAGTCAATTTGAAAGATCTTTAATTAACAAACAG agagaacCATATTCAGGAAGCAACTTTCTATATAGTGAAAGTAGCAGTGATGATGAAGAACCATTATTTCAACTCTCCAAGGTAGAACTATGTGCCAAAATTAAAAGTCTCAAGAGGAAGCTGACAGATACCATGAGAGAAAACTGCCGCCTGAGGCAGTCCCTGGTGATGCTTCAAG TGTTGCCACAGGCAGTCAGTCATTTTGAGGAGCTGGTGGGGATGGCTGAAGCACTGCTCAAAGGGGGAGTGATGTCATCTACACCCAGTCTGCATCCACATGCTGTTTGGAAGGCATCTCACAATCCATTAGCAGATTCCTATGCAGCTATGCATAGTAACTCCAGCTCACCAATAACTTTGAATGTGGAAGATGAGGAGCAACAGACTGAAAAACAG ttcaAGATCGAAAAGTGGCAGATTGCACTTTGTAACAAGAGCAAACCTCAAAAATTTATAAATGACTTGATGCAAGCACTTTATACACATGAATACATGGCTACACACAGCCTGACAGGTGCAAAGTCCTCCTCTTCAAAGGATAAAGCGGCAAAACCAGCTATGAATCAGAATGAAGTTCAGGAAATCATAG GAATTACAAAACAGTTGTTTCCAAACACAGATGATGCTTTAATTAGGCGAATGATGGGACAAAAACTGAACAACTGCACCAAGAAGCCAATTTTAAGCAAAGATCTTAACTCAGGTGCTTTTCAGAAACATAGCTTTTG TGGTTcaacagctgctcctcagggcatCAACTCTTCGGCTGTTCCTCCTTGTACACAAGACCAGCAGGATGACGATTCACCAGCTGCTAATGCACAACTTCAGCAAAGTGACAGCTgcctgcctcctccagctcccgcCCCAGAAGGTCAGCAGGAGTGTCCCAAACCCACTTCTTCTAAGGCGGAGTCTCAACTCGCCAGCAGCTCACCAGCGCCCTCTCCCAACCAGCGTTGCGGACAGGATCTCAGGAATTCAGACAAGGAATAA